In Salmo trutta chromosome 37, fSalTru1.1, whole genome shotgun sequence, the following proteins share a genomic window:
- the LOC115176480 gene encoding uncharacterized protein LOC115176480 translates to MTGPGFGLSVFLLALLHLQCSAQKKYTTLPNNVTVAVGKPAVFQCGVSPSPRQLNFTIYGSHGNRTLICPGDHTEYLAAQSIKGYCDNTGKELFAIWLISRTSRSDNNTRVVCESSERPLVDGYLWVYEDGSYFATLIGCVIGGFFGILIVIGLSYTVLRRSERFQLCFSKYLSPSALTEDGPENDALPCDVHMVLISFLVFVSTGGKDREDDITTMVTKE, encoded by the exons CCCAGAAAAAGTATACTACGCTACCAAATAACGTAACAGTGGCTGTTGGCAAGCCTGCTGTCTTCCAGTGTGGTGTGTCTCCTTCTCCTAGACAACTCAACTTCACCATCTATGGTAGCCATGGAAACAGAACCCTTATCTGCCCAGGAGACCACACTGAGTACCTGGCTGCCCAG tcaATAAAAGGGTACTGTGATAACACAGGTAAGGAGCTCTTTGCAATATGGCTTATCAGCAGGACGTCCCGCTCTGACAACAACACACGTGTGGTATGTGAGAGCTCAGAGCGACCACTAGTGGATGGATACCTCTGGGTGTACG AGGACGGCAGTTACTTTGCCACCCTCATTGGCTGCGTCATTGGTGGTTTCTTTGGTATCCTCATCGTCATTGGTCTGTCATACACTGTGCTCAGGAGATCTGAGAGGTTCCAGCTCTGTTTCAGTAagtatctctctccttcagcCCTAACAGAGGATGGACCAGAGAATGATGCCCTGCCCTGCGATGTTCATATGGTTCTCATCTCTTTTCTTGTGTTTGTGTCAACAGGGGGAAAAGACCGTGAGGATGACATCACCACAATGGTGACAAAGGAATAA